Proteins encoded in a region of the Rothia mucilaginosa genome:
- a CDS encoding Hsp70 family protein, producing the protein MGISIGIDLGTTNSAVSVVRPTGVPEVLRNKEGDTVTPSVVLFQSFGGADEPLVGEQAKRQAAAFPEDIVQYVKRFIGDPTWRFDASSGTQYTAEEVSAIILKRLKEDAELALGEEVTDAVITVPAYFDDARRTATAHAGQIAGLNVLRVLNEPTAAALSYGVEADANGTVLVYDLGGGTFDVTILKISGTEFEVLATDGDRNLGGFDFDNALMEYLNKRLMEQGAPDALEDPSLTAALREKAEFAKKALSTVPKTNVQFSAEGQHYRVPLTREEFEECTVSLLNRTQEVLEDVLSAAKLTWADIDKVLLVGGSTRMPAVRTLVESISGKTPELDINPDEAVALGAAVQATLAGDVEVSTEQVGSKATVEGFLGGSVKISDVTSQALGIILYNADGSTFNHVVIPRNTKVPCTHEQNTRTLLDGQNALDIKVTQGEERDPELVTVVGTGELSLPAYPKGAPLKVIYAYDVDQTVRVEVIDLTANASLGSFNIERVANLRPEEVQEAQRKIGGMEVN; encoded by the coding sequence ATGGGTATTTCAATTGGTATTGACCTGGGAACCACGAACTCTGCAGTTTCGGTGGTTCGTCCTACGGGTGTGCCTGAGGTGCTTCGCAACAAAGAAGGCGACACCGTCACCCCCTCCGTGGTGCTTTTCCAGTCCTTCGGCGGCGCGGATGAGCCTCTGGTTGGCGAGCAGGCGAAGCGCCAGGCAGCAGCGTTCCCCGAGGACATTGTCCAGTACGTCAAGCGTTTTATTGGCGACCCGACCTGGCGTTTTGATGCTTCTTCGGGTACCCAGTACACCGCTGAGGAAGTTTCTGCAATTATCCTGAAGCGTCTGAAGGAAGACGCTGAGCTTGCCCTGGGCGAAGAGGTAACCGACGCCGTCATCACCGTGCCCGCTTATTTTGATGATGCACGTCGTACCGCTACCGCCCACGCGGGTCAGATTGCTGGCCTGAATGTTTTGCGTGTGCTGAACGAGCCGACCGCTGCAGCCCTGTCGTACGGTGTGGAAGCTGACGCCAACGGCACCGTGCTGGTGTACGACCTGGGCGGTGGCACTTTTGACGTCACTATTTTGAAGATTAGCGGCACCGAATTTGAGGTTCTGGCTACTGACGGTGACCGTAACCTGGGTGGTTTCGATTTCGATAACGCCCTGATGGAGTACCTGAATAAGCGTCTGATGGAGCAGGGCGCTCCGGACGCGCTGGAAGACCCGTCCCTCACCGCTGCGCTGCGTGAGAAGGCTGAGTTTGCGAAGAAGGCGCTGTCGACTGTTCCGAAGACGAATGTGCAGTTCTCTGCTGAGGGCCAGCACTACCGTGTGCCGCTGACTCGTGAGGAGTTTGAGGAGTGCACGGTCAGCCTGCTGAACCGTACCCAGGAGGTTCTCGAGGACGTTCTGAGCGCGGCGAAGCTGACCTGGGCTGATATCGATAAGGTGCTGCTGGTGGGCGGCTCGACTCGCATGCCTGCGGTTCGAACCCTGGTGGAGAGTATCTCCGGTAAGACCCCTGAGCTCGATATCAACCCTGATGAGGCGGTCGCTCTCGGCGCTGCAGTTCAGGCAACCCTGGCTGGCGACGTGGAGGTCAGCACGGAGCAGGTTGGCTCCAAGGCTACCGTGGAGGGCTTCCTGGGCGGTAGCGTCAAGATTAGCGACGTGACCAGCCAGGCGCTGGGCATTATCCTCTACAACGCCGACGGTTCGACTTTTAACCATGTGGTGATTCCGCGTAACACCAAGGTTCCCTGCACCCACGAACAGAACACCCGAACCCTGCTCGACGGCCAGAACGCCCTGGACATTAAGGTCACTCAGGGCGAGGAACGCGACCCCGAGCTGGTGACCGTTGTTGGTACCGGTGAGCTTTCCCTGCCCGCCTACCCGAAGGGTGCGCCGCTGAAGGTCATCTACGCCTACGACGTGGACCAGACGGTTCGTGTTGAGGTGATTGACCTGACCGCGAATGCTTCTCTCGGCTCTTTCAATATTGAGCGTGTGGCTAACCTGCGACCCGAAGAAGTGCAGGAGGCGCAGCGCAAGATCGGCGGCATGGAGGTGAACTAG
- a CDS encoding tetratricopeptide repeat protein, which yields MTTENFYEVLGLPQNATAEDVEKALREQRKRYRLLTSHPERAKAREGEDRLELLDRVEQTLLNPSARASYDESLKRRGPAPRPSAEYRSTSGDSKEERLRADMRYAWENENWNSLVKFAQAMHRIRPDDVEAWEKLAAAYLWGDWDYNRRRDVMHAISQARRYGSEHEEFLLMMERSLAQRDGDYERVMGINRQLMALKPEDTDYISDFIISRWNVGQHAEALQDADNALAAYPDNPQMLRLHAIIHMEEADSHGVIYNGVTIINSKEQVKAIRSSLSKVRDAYLLPYDLLLKYRNIEENMRFARRRPFTFGRLVRFVVTFFAGSLVLSVIWALLQGAIRSSNQAAYDTINGYMTLVTFILLPLFAFYTAFPPYWKTNQRALTGQGYDPTRAATGILGVILMIFGIFIRSLSRLGR from the coding sequence ATGACTACTGAGAATTTTTATGAGGTTCTCGGCCTTCCACAAAACGCGACGGCTGAGGACGTGGAGAAAGCGTTGCGTGAGCAACGCAAACGGTACCGCCTCCTGACCAGCCACCCTGAACGCGCCAAGGCGCGTGAGGGTGAGGACCGCCTGGAGTTGCTTGACCGGGTTGAGCAGACTCTGCTGAATCCTTCTGCCCGTGCCTCTTATGATGAGTCGCTGAAGCGTCGAGGACCCGCACCCCGACCTTCTGCGGAGTATCGTTCTACGAGCGGAGATTCTAAAGAGGAACGTCTGCGCGCTGACATGCGCTATGCCTGGGAAAACGAGAACTGGAACTCTCTGGTAAAGTTCGCGCAGGCAATGCACAGGATTCGTCCCGACGACGTTGAAGCGTGGGAGAAACTGGCAGCGGCATACCTGTGGGGCGATTGGGACTATAACCGTCGCCGAGATGTCATGCACGCTATCTCGCAGGCACGCCGTTACGGTTCGGAACATGAGGAATTCCTCCTCATGATGGAGCGTAGCCTGGCTCAACGCGACGGAGACTACGAGCGCGTCATGGGGATCAACCGTCAGCTGATGGCTCTGAAACCGGAGGACACCGACTATATCAGCGACTTCATCATCAGTCGTTGGAATGTGGGACAGCACGCTGAAGCTTTGCAGGATGCGGATAACGCACTTGCCGCGTACCCCGATAACCCGCAGATGTTACGTCTGCACGCCATCATCCATATGGAGGAGGCAGACTCCCACGGCGTTATCTACAACGGGGTAACCATCATCAACTCGAAAGAGCAGGTGAAGGCGATTCGTTCGAGCCTGTCAAAGGTCCGGGACGCGTATCTGCTTCCCTACGATTTGCTGCTAAAGTACCGGAACATTGAAGAGAACATGCGTTTTGCCCGCCGCCGTCCCTTTACCTTCGGAAGGCTGGTGCGCTTTGTGGTTACGTTCTTTGCAGGGTCTCTGGTCCTGAGCGTCATCTGGGCGCTCCTGCAGGGGGCGATCCGCTCTTCAAACCAGGCTGCTTACGACACGATCAACGGATACATGACGCTGGTGACGTTCATCCTTCTTCCTCTCTTTGCTTTCTACACAGCCTTCCCGCCCTATTGGAAGACCAACCAGAGGGCTTTAACGGGGCAGGGGTATGACCCCACTCGAGCTGCAACGGGAATTCTGGGCGTCATCCTGATGATTTTCGGTATCTTCATCCGAAGCTTGAGCAGGCTGGGCCGCTAA
- a CDS encoding J domain-containing protein → MQNYYEILEIEPNATEAQVREAIVQKRRSARARANHPNAEKRHESERLMQLIAEAEKHLLDQQSRAAYDANLQSSPAASAGGSAGAEQTVPVQPNEDLQRQTLDAQQQAEQMRREMERLRQEMRRKEQEHERELERLRQRVPDAPDAPHPSATTPPTQAVPNQPPVAPTAPEPSQQRQKPEKPKKRKAPRKKQRPKKEAPAQRTPAPNEPWRIPYRILPQLERRDSDPQQLEAAQAIVQQAGAGHTREAIREAREEYKSGRRDAAIVQAYAWALLYDVYRCTYGGFAGPNPYAASRSPLGLLVSSAQVRLAQLRLSQLKRLPLNGFAELEQAVQEIRGAVAAARRRRSRLTLMGAMVTLFLANYLFLPQLVELLGLSAIPADIAVSVWIKDLVQVILFPYVFMAAAFPARWADDRSFVKRAKKNSPLAPPVPWWYGLKRAEPLT, encoded by the coding sequence ATGCAGAATTACTACGAAATCCTGGAGATTGAACCGAACGCAACCGAAGCACAGGTGCGTGAGGCAATCGTTCAGAAGCGTCGTTCTGCCCGGGCACGCGCGAATCACCCGAACGCAGAAAAGCGTCACGAGAGCGAACGACTGATGCAGCTGATTGCTGAGGCAGAGAAGCATCTGCTGGATCAGCAGTCTCGTGCGGCCTACGACGCGAATCTTCAGAGCTCCCCGGCAGCTTCCGCCGGTGGAAGTGCAGGGGCTGAACAAACTGTACCTGTTCAGCCGAATGAGGACCTGCAACGGCAGACCCTTGATGCTCAGCAACAGGCCGAGCAGATGCGGCGTGAGATGGAACGTTTGCGGCAGGAGATGCGCCGCAAGGAGCAAGAGCACGAGCGGGAGCTAGAGCGTTTGCGTCAGCGTGTGCCTGACGCGCCGGATGCGCCGCATCCTTCGGCGACGACGCCTCCGACTCAAGCTGTTCCTAACCAGCCTCCGGTTGCCCCTACTGCACCTGAGCCTTCTCAGCAGCGTCAGAAGCCTGAAAAGCCGAAGAAGCGTAAGGCGCCTCGAAAGAAGCAGAGGCCGAAGAAAGAAGCTCCGGCTCAACGTACCCCCGCTCCGAACGAGCCCTGGAGGATCCCGTACCGCATCCTTCCTCAGCTCGAGAGGCGGGACTCGGACCCCCAGCAGCTGGAAGCAGCACAGGCGATAGTGCAGCAGGCCGGGGCGGGGCATACCCGAGAGGCGATACGTGAAGCGCGTGAAGAGTACAAGTCCGGTCGCCGTGACGCGGCGATCGTTCAGGCGTACGCATGGGCTCTGCTGTACGACGTCTATCGTTGCACGTACGGCGGTTTTGCCGGGCCCAACCCGTACGCTGCATCGCGCTCGCCGCTGGGCCTGCTGGTGAGTTCCGCCCAGGTTCGTTTAGCCCAGTTGCGTTTGTCCCAGCTGAAGAGGTTGCCTCTGAACGGTTTTGCTGAACTTGAGCAGGCTGTTCAGGAGATTCGTGGAGCTGTAGCTGCCGCCCGACGACGCAGAAGCCGCCTGACCCTCATGGGGGCTATGGTCACTCTTTTCCTTGCGAATTACCTTTTCCTTCCGCAGCTTGTGGAGCTACTTGGTTTGAGCGCAATTCCGGCTGACATCGCGGTATCTGTGTGGATCAAGGACCTTGTACAGGTCATCTTGTTCCCGTACGTATTCATGGCGGCGGCCTTCCCCGCCCGATGGGCTGATGACCGGTCCTTCGTGAAGCGTGCGAAGAAGAACTCTCCGTTGGCGCCTCCTGTGCCGTGGTGGTACGGGCTGAAACGAGCCGAACCGTTGACGTAG
- a CDS encoding Hsp70 family protein, producing the protein MGIAIGIDLGTTNSAAAVVDPTGVPRIVRNRDGANTTPSVVLLQDYGAGDEPLIGVQAKQHASRVGSDVAQHVKRYMGESSWRFDSATGSSYTSEEISAMILRRLKEDVEMQMNVPVTDAVITVPAYFDDARRLATRHAGEIAGLNVLGVLNEPTAAALAYGVSTRGNTHETVLVYDLGGGTFDVTILNVSGGDFTVLATDGDRRLGGYDFDSELQLMIDERVRSQGGPSCLDDLNTLNVVREQAEQVKKTLSSAPTATVQIVAGNASYRVTIERAEFERRIERLLRRTRDLVIDTLESARLNWSDISRVLLVGGSTRVPAVRAMLKTLSGKEPDTSINPDEAVALGAAVQAALLAPESQETVGYLGGRSAVEGYIGAPVRVQDVTSQGLGVLVLDEDDKEEFNSIIIPRNTPLPASETTTVKTVCDYQSEVEIRVTQGDDKDPDFVTLVGEATLRMPPYPKGAPLSITYSYDRDQIIQAEVKDLTSGILLGTFSIERVSNLKEAQVEESKKRIGGMTIM; encoded by the coding sequence ATGGGAATTGCCATCGGAATTGACCTGGGCACAACCAACTCCGCTGCTGCTGTGGTGGATCCCACCGGCGTGCCGCGGATTGTGCGAAACCGCGATGGGGCAAATACGACCCCCTCTGTAGTCCTGCTGCAGGACTACGGTGCTGGTGACGAGCCCCTGATTGGCGTTCAAGCAAAGCAACACGCAAGCCGTGTTGGTTCAGATGTCGCTCAGCACGTTAAGCGGTATATGGGCGAGTCCAGCTGGCGTTTCGACTCGGCTACGGGTTCCAGCTACACCTCGGAGGAAATCTCCGCAATGATTCTGCGTCGTTTGAAAGAAGACGTCGAGATGCAGATGAATGTCCCCGTCACGGACGCGGTAATCACCGTGCCTGCATACTTTGACGATGCACGCCGCCTAGCGACCCGCCACGCCGGCGAAATTGCTGGGCTCAACGTGCTGGGCGTGCTGAACGAGCCCACGGCTGCGGCGCTCGCCTACGGTGTCTCTACCAGGGGTAACACCCACGAGACTGTCCTGGTGTACGATCTGGGCGGCGGCACCTTTGACGTGACCATCCTGAACGTTTCAGGCGGTGATTTCACGGTTCTGGCGACGGACGGTGACCGCCGACTGGGCGGTTATGACTTCGACAGCGAACTGCAGCTCATGATTGATGAGCGGGTCCGTTCACAGGGAGGCCCCAGCTGCCTCGACGACCTGAACACTCTTAACGTGGTGCGTGAGCAGGCGGAACAGGTGAAGAAGACCCTGTCTTCGGCACCAACTGCTACCGTGCAGATTGTTGCCGGGAACGCCTCGTACCGCGTCACTATTGAACGAGCTGAGTTTGAACGACGCATTGAGCGTCTTCTGCGCCGTACGCGTGACCTGGTCATCGACACTCTGGAATCAGCGCGTCTGAACTGGTCAGATATCTCCCGGGTGCTTCTGGTCGGTGGATCTACCCGTGTTCCTGCCGTGCGCGCAATGCTCAAGACCCTGAGCGGAAAAGAACCTGACACGAGCATCAACCCCGATGAAGCTGTGGCCCTCGGAGCCGCGGTACAGGCGGCACTTCTGGCGCCGGAAAGCCAGGAGACCGTCGGATACCTCGGCGGACGCTCAGCAGTCGAAGGCTACATCGGTGCTCCGGTGCGTGTGCAGGACGTGACAAGTCAGGGACTGGGTGTGCTGGTGTTGGATGAAGACGATAAGGAAGAATTCAACAGCATTATCATTCCCCGTAATACTCCCTTGCCTGCGAGTGAGACGACAACCGTAAAGACTGTGTGCGATTACCAGAGCGAGGTTGAAATCCGTGTCACTCAAGGTGATGACAAGGATCCGGATTTTGTCACTCTCGTAGGTGAAGCAACCCTTCGCATGCCGCCTTATCCCAAGGGCGCACCGCTATCCATCACCTACAGCTACGATCGTGATCAGATTATCCAAGCGGAGGTGAAGGACTTGACCTCCGGCATTCTTCTGGGCACGTTCAGCATCGAGCGAGTGTCCAATTTGAAGGAAGCTCAGGTGGAGGAATCGAAGAAACGCATTGGGGGCATGACCATCATGTAG